In Desulfobaculum bizertense DSM 18034, a genomic segment contains:
- a CDS encoding ATP-binding protein, with protein sequence MKMHSLHISLPPERGNFDSVVSQIEDYARQHRVPENVIFKLVLTLDELVTNIINYGGLAPDSPPIEIDVSCKPQHITVRLEDSGDEFNPLTAPEPELETPLEKRKKRIGGMGIHIVKTCMEELRYSREDGKNILILTRHFSEEDNAQPKD encoded by the coding sequence ATGAAAATGCACTCGCTTCACATCAGCCTCCCCCCAGAGCGCGGCAACTTCGACTCCGTGGTTTCCCAGATCGAAGACTACGCGCGGCAGCACCGCGTCCCGGAAAACGTCATCTTCAAACTTGTGCTTACACTCGATGAACTTGTCACCAACATCATCAACTATGGCGGGCTTGCCCCAGATTCGCCCCCCATAGAAATAGACGTGAGCTGCAAGCCGCAGCACATTACCGTGCGCCTTGAAGATTCTGGAGATGAATTTAACCCCCTAACAGCTCCTGAGCCGGAGCTTGAGACCCCCCTCGAAAAACGCAAAAAACGCATCGGGGGCATGGGTATCCACATTGTGAAGACCTGTATGGAAGAGTTGCGGTACAGCAGAGAAGACGGGAAAAACATCCTGATTCTTACCAGACACTTTTCCGAAGAAGACAACGCACAGCCAAAGGATTGA
- a CDS encoding peptide transporter → MYDDAELREYRDLLKPPDHFEDGFGWKTVIGAIFIGFLMMPGSMYLQLVIGSSIGPAARWVTIILFADIARRSYTQLRQQEIFLLYYMAGAALASPFQGLLWNQYLVQSDAAQMLGLTEFIPAWIAPQPGSDSLVERTFFHRDWLMPVLLLVGSQLITRIDHFGLGYALYRITSDVEKLPFPMAPVGALGTMALAESTEDRRTGWKWRVFSIGGVIGLAFGFLYVVLPALSGLIISEPIRLIPIPWIELTRQTEDVLPAVATGIQLDLGLVFIGMVLPFWAVIGGLIGLVITVILNPFLYARGILTRWHPGMETVDTVFANNLDFYMSFGIGLGLAVGAIGIWYAARSLFRKTDGLDFHALFHPPKGRGDINFWLSIAIYVFSTLAYIGLCVFLVPSFPWIFFVIYGFVFTPLISYISARMEGIAGQFVTLPLVREASFIAGAKYFGYQGIEIWYAPIPINNYGEAAVQFRQIELTGTSLRGIIKAEIVVFPIVLIASLLFSQFLWRLAPIPSSNYPFAQELWHLQALNTLLMQTSTLEGNSLFFQALSAKVVGLGLGLGLLAYLILNLMGLPVLLIYGVVRGLGQSTPHGLILEVLGALLGRFYFLKKYGKKWRHYAPVLLAGFSCGMGLAGMFAMGCTLILKSLGRLAY, encoded by the coding sequence ATGTACGACGACGCAGAACTTCGAGAATATAGAGACCTCTTAAAACCACCCGATCACTTTGAAGACGGTTTTGGCTGGAAAACCGTTATCGGAGCAATTTTCATAGGCTTTCTCATGATGCCGGGCAGCATGTATCTTCAGCTCGTCATCGGCAGCAGCATTGGTCCAGCAGCTCGCTGGGTCACCATCATCCTTTTTGCCGACATTGCCCGCCGTTCCTACACGCAGCTTCGCCAGCAGGAAATTTTTCTGCTCTACTACATGGCCGGAGCAGCCCTTGCGTCTCCATTTCAAGGACTTTTATGGAACCAGTACCTTGTCCAGTCTGATGCCGCGCAGATGCTCGGCCTCACTGAATTCATTCCCGCATGGATTGCACCGCAGCCCGGGAGTGACTCCCTTGTTGAACGGACATTTTTTCACCGCGACTGGCTCATGCCCGTCCTTCTTCTCGTTGGGTCACAGCTCATTACCCGCATCGACCACTTCGGCCTTGGTTATGCGCTTTATCGCATCACCTCAGACGTCGAAAAACTCCCTTTCCCAATGGCCCCGGTTGGAGCACTCGGCACAATGGCCCTTGCCGAATCTACCGAAGACAGGCGCACAGGCTGGAAGTGGCGAGTCTTCTCCATTGGCGGCGTCATTGGTCTTGCCTTTGGTTTTCTCTACGTTGTGCTCCCCGCGCTTTCCGGTCTCATAATCTCCGAGCCTATTCGGCTCATCCCCATCCCGTGGATTGAGCTGACCCGGCAAACCGAGGACGTGCTCCCCGCTGTGGCAACCGGTATTCAGCTTGACCTCGGTCTCGTCTTTATCGGGATGGTCCTCCCCTTTTGGGCCGTCATTGGCGGTCTCATCGGTCTCGTTATTACCGTAATTCTCAATCCGTTTCTTTATGCCCGCGGCATTCTCACCCGCTGGCATCCTGGCATGGAAACAGTGGACACCGTCTTTGCCAACAATCTTGATTTTTACATGAGCTTTGGCATTGGGCTTGGTCTTGCCGTCGGAGCCATTGGTATCTGGTATGCGGCCCGCTCTCTCTTTCGCAAAACTGACGGCCTTGATTTTCACGCCCTTTTCCATCCACCCAAAGGGCGCGGAGACATCAACTTTTGGCTCTCCATCGCCATTTATGTTTTTTCCACGCTTGCCTACATCGGGCTATGTGTCTTTCTCGTGCCCTCGTTCCCGTGGATATTCTTTGTCATTTATGGCTTTGTTTTCACGCCCCTCATCTCGTACATTTCTGCCCGGATGGAAGGAATTGCCGGGCAATTCGTCACGCTCCCGCTTGTTCGCGAGGCAAGCTTTATCGCCGGAGCCAAGTATTTTGGCTATCAGGGAATAGAAATCTGGTATGCCCCGATCCCCATCAACAATTATGGCGAAGCCGCCGTTCAGTTTCGACAAATTGAACTCACAGGCACCAGTTTACGCGGTATCATCAAAGCCGAAATTGTTGTCTTCCCCATTGTGCTCATCGCCTCACTTCTCTTTTCCCAGTTTCTCTGGAGACTCGCGCCCATCCCCTCCTCGAACTATCCCTTTGCTCAGGAGCTTTGGCATCTTCAGGCTCTCAACACGCTCCTCATGCAGACTTCTACCCTCGAAGGCAATTCCCTCTTCTTTCAAGCCCTCTCCGCGAAGGTCGTAGGTCTCGGTCTCGGCCTTGGGCTTCTCGCCTATCTTATTCTCAATCTCATGGGGCTTCCCGTCCTTCTTATTTATGGCGTAGTTCGCGGTCTTGGGCAGAGCACACCCCATGGCCTTATTCTTGAGGTTCTCGGCGCCCTTCTCGGTCGCTTTTACTTCCTCAAGAAGTATGGCAAAAAGTGGCGCCATTATGCGCCCGTCCTCCTCGCAGGCTTCTCCTGCGGTATGGGACTCGCCGGAATGTTCGCTATGGGGTGCACTCTCATCTTGAAGTCCCTCGGGCGATTGGCCTATTAG
- a CDS encoding Crp/Fnr family transcriptional regulator: protein MNSCTDSERKNGDEKCGFERNLEILREIELFSAVPFNSLKAMALLCRVVRYDPQECVFRQGDFDHKAYYLIEGSCELLRKDDGAEHSIGILEAGQVLGAMALLSDVQRLFSLRVVEPLFCLEIDRNKVFNVLLETNGGSAGFLKVLVKRIVHWEDVLLSAQTCESCTLQNVGVSLV, encoded by the coding sequence ATGAACTCATGCACGGATAGTGAGCGCAAAAATGGCGATGAAAAGTGTGGATTTGAACGCAATCTTGAAATTTTGCGCGAGATTGAGCTTTTCTCTGCGGTCCCTTTTAACAGCCTTAAGGCAATGGCCCTTTTATGTCGCGTCGTTCGGTATGACCCGCAGGAATGTGTTTTTCGGCAGGGGGATTTTGACCACAAAGCGTATTATCTCATTGAAGGATCATGTGAGCTTTTACGTAAGGATGATGGGGCCGAGCACAGTATTGGAATTTTAGAGGCAGGGCAGGTCTTGGGCGCTATGGCTCTTTTGAGTGACGTCCAGCGGCTTTTTTCTTTACGCGTCGTGGAACCGCTTTTCTGTCTCGAAATTGACCGGAACAAGGTCTTTAATGTTTTACTCGAAACCAACGGCGGCAGTGCCGGTTTTCTTAAGGTGCTCGTTAAGCGAATAGTGCACTGGGAAGATGTCCTTTTGAGCGCTCAAACGTGCGAATCTTGCACGTTACAGAATGTCGGCGTGAGTTTGGTATAG
- a CDS encoding SpoIIE family protein phosphatase — protein MSFRWKLFLTSLLVALLPLTIVAILSNSILLRGGDKLALSIGSNLERLIGEELSQTAAIHVRDMYRAHDSLSFILQDLNRDVEEALTEPESKDKFRIFSAQDFDNADTAPPDLSSFPNYYRSTMMGQRIPVKVSFAFPSIYYPGRVKSPDRLRDAQKLYTLTPALRHILEGTNGAVFRVHITLRNGLHLAYPGHGAYPSHFDGRSRPYYKTAQKNDGTFWTEPHIDITTQRVIYTICMPTKDSNGTFQGVVALDILLPNILKDDGITDRWSSQAQVFMVLLREKENGGTGLRIYAQRQGQSQAMHHWRSSLQAKWLESSDPGGQEQLLREMKTVKKSYITLPYRGRPSLWAFARARSSTHFHMIIVPLSVTETIPNKARKIILDTTRQQSTAIIIAVAVTLFILILFTTIGTRILTKPIEKIADVASRINEGDFDARIDFRLNDERDRLIDVLNESGPKLREQVQQKQALELAQEVQQRLLPSAPPEIPGWELSGLSTSCDETGGDYFDYFYPCPDSPKASIVIGDVTGHGLAPALIMATIRAELRALSAQNHSPAELMEQVNALISSDLAGTGNFITMFYIELDHTSNELEWVKAGHDPAIVYSPASDSFSELDGEGLPLGITTNFPYGSQKSQVLEPGTVILLSTDGIWEAHNAQNEMFGKDRLRDVLRSNASLSSLSIKRRILDAIDEFTDGHPLDDDVTLIVMKFMGQDAQNTEGESA, from the coding sequence ATGAGCTTTCGATGGAAACTTTTCCTGACGTCTCTTTTGGTTGCCCTGCTTCCACTCACCATTGTCGCAATACTCAGTAATTCCATACTGCTCCGCGGCGGCGACAAGCTGGCGCTGAGTATAGGAAGCAATCTGGAGCGTCTCATTGGTGAAGAGCTGAGCCAGACTGCGGCAATCCATGTTCGCGATATGTACCGCGCACATGATTCGCTGTCCTTTATTCTTCAGGACCTCAACCGTGATGTGGAAGAGGCCCTGACCGAACCTGAGAGTAAAGACAAGTTTCGCATTTTTTCCGCACAGGACTTTGACAACGCAGACACCGCTCCACCTGACCTTTCAAGCTTCCCGAATTATTACCGAAGCACCATGATGGGCCAACGCATCCCCGTCAAAGTCAGCTTTGCATTCCCATCAATCTACTACCCCGGCCGCGTCAAATCGCCGGATAGACTTCGAGATGCCCAAAAGCTGTATACTCTCACCCCTGCCCTCCGGCATATTCTTGAGGGAACCAACGGCGCTGTTTTCCGCGTTCACATCACGCTCAGAAACGGCCTGCACCTCGCCTACCCTGGGCACGGAGCCTACCCCTCGCACTTCGATGGGCGCTCCCGGCCCTATTACAAAACAGCACAAAAAAATGATGGGACGTTCTGGACAGAACCCCACATCGACATCACGACCCAGCGGGTCATTTACACCATCTGTATGCCCACAAAGGACAGCAATGGCACCTTTCAGGGTGTCGTCGCTCTGGACATCCTTCTCCCCAACATTCTCAAGGATGACGGCATCACAGACCGCTGGTCGAGTCAGGCTCAGGTCTTCATGGTGCTGCTTCGCGAAAAAGAAAATGGTGGAACAGGGCTGAGAATCTATGCTCAGAGACAGGGACAGTCACAAGCCATGCACCACTGGCGCAGCAGCCTTCAGGCAAAGTGGCTCGAAAGCTCTGACCCCGGCGGGCAGGAACAGCTCCTGCGAGAAATGAAAACTGTCAAAAAGAGCTATATCACGCTCCCATACCGGGGGCGCCCCTCACTTTGGGCCTTTGCCCGTGCCAGAAGCTCTACCCATTTTCACATGATTATTGTGCCGCTTTCGGTCACAGAAACCATCCCGAACAAAGCCCGAAAAATCATTCTGGATACCACCCGCCAGCAGAGTACCGCCATCATCATTGCCGTGGCAGTCACACTGTTTATTCTCATTCTCTTCACCACGATTGGGACCAGAATACTCACCAAGCCTATTGAAAAAATTGCTGATGTCGCAAGCCGGATTAACGAAGGTGATTTTGATGCCCGCATTGATTTCCGGCTCAATGACGAACGGGACAGGCTGATTGATGTCCTGAATGAATCTGGTCCAAAGCTTCGGGAACAGGTACAGCAAAAACAGGCACTGGAACTGGCTCAGGAAGTTCAGCAGCGTCTGCTGCCCTCTGCTCCGCCAGAAATTCCGGGCTGGGAACTCTCGGGACTCAGTACGTCCTGCGACGAAACGGGTGGCGACTATTTCGACTATTTTTATCCCTGCCCAGACAGCCCCAAGGCAAGCATTGTCATTGGTGATGTCACCGGACACGGACTGGCCCCAGCGCTTATTATGGCAACCATCCGGGCAGAACTCCGGGCGCTCAGCGCACAGAATCACAGCCCGGCTGAACTCATGGAACAGGTCAATGCCCTGATTAGCTCTGATCTCGCAGGCACAGGAAACTTCATCACAATGTTCTACATAGAACTCGACCATACCAGCAACGAGCTGGAATGGGTCAAGGCAGGGCACGATCCCGCAATTGTGTATTCCCCTGCCTCAGACAGCTTTAGTGAACTGGATGGTGAAGGACTGCCTCTTGGGATTACGACAAACTTCCCCTACGGTTCTCAAAAATCACAGGTTCTGGAGCCGGGAACCGTCATACTTCTGAGTACAGATGGCATCTGGGAAGCACACAATGCCCAAAACGAAATGTTTGGGAAAGACAGGCTCCGGGATGTTCTGCGAAGCAACGCATCCCTTTCGTCCCTGAGCATTAAGCGACGCATTCTGGACGCCATAGATGAATTTACCGATGGGCACCCGCTGGACGACGATGTCACACTTATTGTGATGAAATTCATGGGACAGGATGCGCAGAATACAGAGGGGGAATCCGCATGA
- a CDS encoding STAS domain-containing protein: protein MSISIDHQEGTAVIKATGRLDSSSVDDLEALVKNELDKNAKHLIFDFSELVYINSSGLRVLVLAYQKLSGGGGNILVCGLKDYIQEVFSISGYDKIFKLFPQCDTALESVQNS from the coding sequence ATGAGCATCAGCATTGATCATCAGGAAGGGACAGCAGTCATCAAAGCTACAGGACGCCTCGACAGCTCCAGCGTTGATGATCTTGAAGCGCTTGTAAAAAACGAACTCGACAAAAACGCCAAGCACCTTATTTTCGATTTTTCCGAGCTGGTCTACATCAACAGCTCAGGGCTTCGGGTTCTGGTACTGGCCTACCAAAAACTCTCCGGAGGAGGTGGCAACATCCTTGTCTGTGGTCTCAAAGACTACATACAGGAAGTTTTTAGCATCTCTGGTTATGATAAAATTTTTAAGCTGTTTCCTCAGTGCGATACGGCTCTGGAGAGTGTTCAGAACAGCTAG
- a CDS encoding ABC transporter ATP-binding protein/permease: protein MAETKVTQRSLYSWVLGKNLKYQAILVVLVVATVGARVFPLEMQKRIINEAIAFKDITALFLYSGLYISAVVLAGLLKYVLNVLQSFIGQKTIVEVRSRLFAHVLSLPLDFFRRTSPGHVISSIVQELAPIGDFIGMAIAVPLVNVLTFIAMGAYMFYLNPLLGAISIAIYPIDFMVLPLLQRRFNAYNRKRLRQMREMSSMVGESVSGVQEVHGNGSVALEGKKFSEHVNRLFRYNMFFSAYKFGIKFTNNFFQSLGPFSLFLVGGWLAIHGHFDLGALVAFLSAYEKLYDPWKELIEFYQAYQDGRVRYRQVMETFDLDPEHQFSPEGREPHSLEGNISFHDVSFVVNGNIRLLDGISLELKHGEHLALVGFSGSGKSTLALVLAQLYTYSSGKVFIDGKELNDLTRQDVVWNTGIVAQQPFIFSGTLRENLVYACEAERLQGGREESEMPDLDRLIEAVQQVGLFLDVLRFGTQGVIDPEENPDLVQRIIHARESFSTRHATDLSRDIEFFSPDSFMQYGSVAENIVFGAVNRSEFAIETLGSRPRFRAFLKKENIELPLVALGAEIAFRTIDMQRTTSVGDALFDETPVSRSSIDETAHLVDRLARVHGSDPDASVMDVSDEDRQILLDLALAYIPGKHGVAGLSRSLVEKLLVARQHFSEALSQSDPGAYSFYRPNEYISALSILNNILYGRIKEEGAGAEERIQEAVMRLLIEEDILERIVALGMEFQVGTMGDRLSGGQRQKVALARAFLKNPPILILDEATSALDNASQARISNLLQGRFKGTSTVVSVVHRLDTLPIYDRVVVLKNGRIVEVGSYDELIEKKGALYELMHG, encoded by the coding sequence ATGGCCGAAACAAAGGTGACGCAACGTTCGCTGTATTCCTGGGTGCTGGGGAAGAATCTCAAATATCAGGCTATCCTCGTCGTTCTGGTTGTGGCGACAGTCGGTGCCCGTGTTTTTCCACTTGAGATGCAAAAGCGAATCATCAATGAAGCCATTGCATTCAAGGACATAACGGCACTCTTTCTCTACAGCGGATTATATATTTCAGCTGTTGTTCTGGCAGGGCTGCTCAAGTATGTTCTGAACGTTTTGCAGAGTTTCATCGGGCAAAAAACCATTGTCGAAGTCCGAAGCCGTCTTTTTGCCCATGTTCTTTCCCTGCCTCTTGATTTTTTCCGCCGGACCTCCCCCGGTCACGTCATTTCTTCCATTGTTCAGGAGCTTGCTCCAATAGGCGATTTCATCGGGATGGCCATTGCTGTGCCTCTCGTCAATGTACTCACCTTCATCGCAATGGGTGCGTACATGTTTTATCTCAATCCGCTCCTTGGCGCGATTTCAATCGCCATTTATCCAATTGATTTTATGGTCTTGCCGCTCTTGCAGCGCCGGTTCAATGCCTACAACAGGAAGCGTCTGCGCCAGATGCGTGAGATGAGTTCAATGGTTGGCGAGAGTGTTTCCGGTGTGCAGGAAGTACACGGAAACGGGTCTGTTGCTCTCGAAGGCAAGAAGTTTTCTGAGCATGTGAACAGGCTTTTTCGCTACAACATGTTTTTCTCTGCCTACAAGTTTGGCATTAAGTTTACGAACAACTTTTTCCAGAGTCTTGGACCATTTTCACTTTTCCTCGTTGGTGGCTGGCTTGCCATTCATGGTCATTTTGATCTTGGTGCTCTGGTCGCTTTTCTTTCCGCGTATGAGAAGCTGTATGACCCATGGAAAGAACTGATTGAGTTTTATCAGGCCTATCAGGATGGGCGAGTGCGCTATCGTCAGGTTATGGAAACCTTTGATCTTGACCCAGAGCATCAGTTCAGCCCCGAGGGGCGCGAACCGCATTCTCTCGAAGGTAATATTTCGTTTCATGATGTGAGCTTTGTCGTGAATGGCAACATCCGTTTACTCGATGGCATTTCCCTTGAGCTTAAACATGGCGAGCACCTTGCCCTTGTGGGCTTTTCCGGCAGCGGCAAGTCGACGCTCGCTCTCGTCCTTGCCCAGCTCTATACCTATTCCAGCGGCAAGGTGTTTATTGACGGCAAGGAACTGAATGATCTGACTCGGCAGGATGTTGTCTGGAATACGGGAATTGTTGCGCAGCAACCGTTTATTTTTAGCGGGACGCTTCGGGAAAATCTCGTGTATGCCTGCGAAGCCGAGCGCTTGCAGGGCGGTCGGGAAGAGAGCGAGATGCCTGATCTTGACCGGCTTATTGAAGCTGTGCAGCAGGTTGGTCTTTTCCTCGATGTTTTGCGTTTTGGAACGCAGGGCGTCATTGACCCCGAGGAGAACCCCGACCTTGTACAGCGCATCATTCATGCTCGCGAAAGTTTCAGCACGCGACATGCGACGGACCTTTCACGCGATATTGAGTTTTTCTCGCCCGACAGTTTTATGCAGTATGGTTCTGTGGCTGAGAATATTGTATTTGGAGCTGTGAACCGTTCTGAATTCGCCATTGAGACTTTAGGGAGTCGTCCGCGTTTTCGTGCGTTTCTCAAGAAAGAAAATATTGAGTTGCCGCTTGTTGCTCTGGGTGCGGAAATCGCTTTTCGTACTATCGACATGCAGCGGACCACCAGCGTTGGCGATGCCTTGTTTGACGAAACGCCAGTGAGTCGCTCCAGTATTGATGAGACTGCGCATCTTGTTGACCGTCTTGCCCGTGTGCATGGCTCTGACCCTGACGCTTCCGTGATGGATGTCTCTGACGAAGACAGGCAAATTTTGCTTGATCTCGCTCTTGCGTACATTCCCGGAAAGCATGGCGTGGCAGGTCTTTCTCGATCTCTTGTGGAAAAGCTTCTCGTTGCCCGGCAGCATTTTTCTGAGGCTCTTTCGCAGTCAGACCCCGGTGCCTATTCATTCTATCGACCCAATGAGTACATTTCGGCGCTCTCCATTTTGAACAACATTTTATATGGGCGCATCAAGGAAGAAGGAGCCGGAGCAGAAGAACGGATTCAGGAAGCCGTTATGCGGCTTCTCATCGAAGAAGATATTTTGGAGCGCATTGTGGCGCTTGGCATGGAGTTTCAGGTTGGAACCATGGGAGATCGGCTCTCCGGTGGGCAGCGTCAGAAAGTTGCCCTCGCCCGAGCGTTTCTCAAGAATCCGCCTATCCTTATTTTGGATGAGGCGACCTCCGCTTTGGATAATGCCTCGCAGGCCCGGATTTCCAACCTTTTGCAGGGGCGTTTCAAAGGAACTAGCACCGTTGTTTCTGTCGTCCATCGTCTCGACACGCTTCCGATTTATGATCGCGTTGTGGTGCTCAAGAATGGTCGAATTGTCGAGGTCGGCAGTTATGACGAATTGATAGAAAAGAAAGGGGCGTTATATGAACTCATGCACGGATAG
- a CDS encoding PP2C family protein-serine/threonine phosphatase has product MDSLPVWRLLFLLAVSFGVAFVLRRALLRSVVLSARPRQQPLRQFMLDFFCLVLAGLGFGLYGQVVLGFPFSASGSKVLLGAVSLAFFAALDLRLERERRLLKELAHDGSFRELPRSFSPLTQRFALVALLALLLFTGILLLVMTKDIQWIVQSSGVDRSHAVRSVVLDISLVMGVFVLLLVNLIFSFSRNLRLLFENQTRTLERVSQGDLDVWVPAMTRDEFGYIAGRTNQMIDALRDRMRLVQGMQVASEIQSSLQPHSSPALCGCQLAAESRFSDETGGDYYDFLPLPDEDRRVLFALGDVSGHGVGAALLMASVRSLLRMRAFAGGTPGELCTDVNAMIARDTFGSGRFMTLFLMEYMPETKVLSWVSAGHDPAFYIPAGSRTIEYLGGHNLPLGVQRDGKYETADSRTVQEGDLIVLATDGVWEARSSEGTMFGKKRLETLLMNNAHKKANEIVQAVIEALNTFTGSFPREDDMTLVVLRIGPSCSEHSPEPYRTEETA; this is encoded by the coding sequence TTGGATTCGCTTCCCGTGTGGAGGCTCCTCTTTTTGCTGGCAGTGAGCTTTGGTGTGGCCTTTGTGTTGCGCCGTGCATTGCTTCGATCTGTTGTTTTGTCTGCCCGGCCCCGGCAGCAGCCCTTGCGCCAGTTTATGCTGGATTTCTTCTGCCTTGTGCTCGCAGGGCTGGGCTTTGGACTGTATGGACAGGTCGTGCTAGGCTTTCCCTTTTCTGCCAGCGGTTCAAAGGTTCTTTTGGGTGCGGTGTCGCTGGCCTTCTTTGCGGCACTCGACCTGCGGCTTGAGCGTGAACGCCGACTCTTGAAAGAGCTGGCGCATGATGGAAGTTTTCGAGAACTTCCCCGAAGTTTTAGCCCGCTCACGCAGCGTTTTGCCCTTGTTGCTCTTTTGGCTCTCCTGCTTTTTACCGGTATTCTCCTTCTGGTTATGACCAAGGATATTCAGTGGATTGTGCAGAGTTCTGGCGTGGATCGCTCCCATGCTGTGCGCTCTGTTGTCCTCGATATTAGTCTGGTCATGGGCGTGTTTGTGCTGCTTTTGGTGAATTTGATTTTTTCCTTTTCGCGGAATCTTCGTTTGTTGTTTGAGAATCAGACCAGAACACTGGAGCGGGTGAGTCAGGGAGATCTTGATGTCTGGGTTCCGGCAATGACTCGTGACGAATTTGGCTACATTGCCGGGCGAACCAACCAGATGATTGATGCCCTGCGAGACCGGATGCGTCTTGTGCAGGGTATGCAGGTCGCAAGTGAGATTCAGTCCAGCCTGCAACCTCATTCCAGCCCTGCGCTGTGTGGCTGTCAGCTTGCCGCAGAGAGTCGCTTTTCAGATGAAACAGGCGGTGATTATTATGACTTTTTGCCACTTCCTGACGAGGACAGGCGAGTGCTTTTTGCCCTCGGTGATGTCTCTGGGCATGGTGTTGGTGCTGCGCTTTTGATGGCTTCGGTTCGGTCCCTGTTGCGGATGCGGGCCTTTGCTGGAGGAACTCCCGGTGAGCTGTGCACGGATGTGAACGCCATGATTGCGCGAGATACGTTTGGCTCTGGGCGATTCATGACGCTTTTTTTGATGGAGTATATGCCAGAAACAAAAGTTTTGAGCTGGGTTAGTGCCGGACATGATCCTGCGTTCTATATTCCTGCTGGTTCAAGGACAATTGAATACCTTGGCGGTCACAACCTGCCTCTTGGGGTGCAGCGGGATGGGAAATATGAAACCGCAGATTCTCGCACAGTGCAGGAGGGGGATTTAATTGTGCTGGCGACCGACGGCGTGTGGGAAGCAAGGTCGTCCGAGGGGACGATGTTTGGCAAGAAACGGCTGGAGACTCTGCTCATGAATAATGCACACAAAAAAGCCAATGAAATTGTTCAGGCTGTGATTGAAGCCCTGAATACATTCACTGGCTCTTTTCCTCGAGAGGACGATATGACTCTCGTTGTTTTGCGCATTGGCCCTAGCTGTTCTGAACACTCTCCAGAGCCGTATCGCACTGAGGAAACAGCTTAA